TCACCGCTATTTCGTCGTCCAGTTCGATTGTCAGTGACTCGATATCGCCGTCGTGGTTGCCCTTGACGAGGGTGACGGGTACGCGCTCGGTGACTGATTCCAACAGCGATTCGAGTTCGTCGCGTTCGTCGCCCCGCGAATCGCCGATTGCGTGGGCGAGATCGCCGAGGAAGACCACGCGCTCGACATCCGTCCTCTCGACCAGCGTGAGCAGATGCTCGCGGCGTTCGGCGGCCTGACTCGGCAGCGAGACGCCCTCCCAGCGGAGCGCGGCTTCGAGTCCAGCATGGTAATCGGCGACACAGAGGACGCGCTCGCTACACTCGACGACGGCCGCCGGTTCGTCCGGCACCGGCTCGACCCGTGTCATCAGATGGGCTTGAGTGTGTCGTCGTCGGGTTCGTAACACTCGCCGCTCATTAGCGCCGACTGGATTCCGTCGGTCGCTTGCTCGCGCGTGAGATCGTGCTCCTCGACGACGTGCCCGACGACCGCCTCACGGGCCACGCCGTCGCCGTCGTCGAGTGCCGCCATCGCCGCGACGACCGCCTCCTCGGGGTCGGTGGTTGCGGCTTCGCCCGCCGCGTCGTCCGCCGCTGACTCGGTGTCCTCGTCGAATTCGTCGTCGGTGTCCTCCGTGGCCGCCGTCGGTTCGGCGTCGTCGGTCGCCTCTGTCCCGACGGTTTCGCCGGCGTCCGTCGTCCCGGCGTCACTCGCGGTCGATTCGGTTTCGTCATCTGGGTCGGTTGCGTCGTCCGGCACGGGCGTCTCGATGTCGGCTTCGCCCGGTCCATCGACCTCGCTCGCGCTCTCGAAGTCGGTGCCAAACTCCTCCTCGATGCGCTCGCGCTCGTCGGCGTCGAGTTCGAACTCCTCGGGGTCGTCGAGGTCCGCCTCGGCGGCTTCCTCGTCGCCCTCCGCGGCGCCCTCCTCATTGGGTTCGGCAGATTCGTCAAACGAATCCTCGACGGATTCGCCAGCTTCGGCGTCCGACTGCGACGGTTCCACCGCCGTTTCCGTGGGTTCCGAGTCGCCGGTTTCGAGTGTGGAATCGGTCTTGTCACTCGGTTCGGCTTGAGTATCGACCGGTGAATCATCCGTCGGTTCGGTCTCGACAACTGACTCGCCGTCACCCGAAACCACTGCTCGGCCCGTCTCGACAGCCGTTTCGGTTTCCGATTCTTCGGTCGCGTCCGCCGACTGGGGTTCGTCACCTGCTCTCTCGTCGACCGGTTCGGCCGGCCCCGTCGAGCCCTTGTCGGGTGCGACGTCGAGCGCACGGACCTCCTCGCGTTCGCCGGCGACCACCCGCGCCGCGTCGAGCGCCATCCCCTCGATGGCGTCGAGATACGCCGGCGTCGTGCCGTAGTGCTCCAGCGCGCGCGGTATCCCGGCGGCGAGCCCCGCCTCGACGCCCTCCGCTTCGAGCGCCTCACCGAGTACGTCGCCGCGCTCGTCGCGGGCGAGCGCGTCTCGCATCGTCCGCACCCGTTCGAGGGTCAGTTTCGCGGTCTCAACGGCGAAGCGGTCGCGCGTGGCGGCATCGACCTCGCTGAGGTTCTCGGGACGAATCGAGGTGAACACCCGATTCGAGTCGTCGGGCTGGAACGTGCGCGCCTTACCCGTGACGGCGACGAACGCGGGCGTCCCGATGCGTTCGAGCGCCGAGAGCGCCTCGGGCTGGTACTGGCCGGCGTAGACGACGAACGCGCCCGTCGGATCGACCACCCGTGCGCGCAACTGTTCTTCATTTACTGATTCGATTTCGGTGAGCACGCCCACCGCGAAGAGACGGTTGAGCCGCGCGCCGGTCGGCGTCACGACGTAGTTCGGTGCGCGCTCCTCGTCGCTTTCGGCGTACGAGAGGCTCGCGTCGTCGAACTCGGCGGCGAACACGCGATAAGCCGTCTCGCGGTTCGGACGTGTGCTCATTCGGCCACCTCGGTCTCGCCCGCTTCATCCGCTTCGGTGAGCAGCGTTCGTGCGCGCTCGGCGGGATCGTCGGCACACGCCGCGAACTCGGTCGCTTCGAGGTTCGCGCCGTAGTCGTCGACCGAGAGCGTCCCCCGCACCCGGAACTCGTGGCCGACGAGTTCCTCGTGGATGGACTCGGCTACCACTTCCTGGTCCATCGCGTCGCGGGCGGCCTCGCGTGCGTCTTCGACGTCGCCGCCGTAGATCTCTTCGGTGAGGTCGGCGTCGAGAACGGCGGTGAGCGACGCCGTGCCGTCGTCCACGATGGCCTTCACCCGCAGATCGTCCTCGCCGTCGACGTCGCCGTGGGCACGACACTGGCCCTTCTGGATGACGCGCCCGCAGTCGGGACAGCGTTGGATGAGTCCCGAGCCGTCCCGCACCGCGAGCAGGTTCCCGGTGAGTTCGACGTCGAACAGCCCACCAGTCGAAACCGCCTCGCGGACGCTCATCCGTGGTGCGCTCTCGCCGCCTTCGACCTCCCTGTCGAGCGGTTCGATGGTCGAGAACTCGGCGACGTTCACCGACGGCACGCCCCGAAACTCGCGGACGTAGGCGTTCTCGATACGTATCGAACCTCCCTCCTCGATTTCGTCGTGTGGGTTCCAGTCGGTGAAGGGCAGTCTGCCAGTCTCGTCGGCGAACACCCCGCTCAGGATCGCCGTTTCGCCGTCGCGCCCGTCGATGACCTTCTCCTCGACCTCGGCGACGCGCACCTCGACGGTGCGCCCGCGGTCGCCCGGCGCGAGCTCGGACAGCGAGCGCTCGCCGCCGATGTCGTGGGGAATAGTCATGGACTCGTCGGCGAACTCGATGGTCGTCTCCGAGCCGAGGTTGAGTTCGGGGTCGCCGTCCCACTCGCGGACGCCAGCGCCGAGCGCCTCGACCGTGTCGCCCGGCGCGAGGTCGAAGTCCTCCCACGCGGTGTAGGAGATCGTGCCCGACTCGTCGCCGAGTTCGCCCTCGAAGATCACGAGGTCGTCGCCCTGATAGCGGATCGAGCGCTTGCCGACGGTGAGCACTCGCCCCCGGACCGTCACCGCCGAGTCGCTCGTTGAAACGTCCGCGAGGTCCTTCGCCGTGGGTTCCCCGGTGGCAGTGCTGTCGCCGTACTTCCGGCGGAGGCTGCTCTTGGCTTCCTCTACCGGCACGCTGTACTCGACCAAGTTCTCTAGGTCCGCTTTGACCTCCTCTTTGTCGACGCCGAGGTCGGAGGCGAGAGCCTCGGCATGGTCGTCGAGTGTCATCACCCGTACTTGAAGCGGAACGAACTAAAAGGGTTCGCGCCCCTGTCAGGCGTTTTCGGTCGCGTTCGTCGTCTCCGGCGTCTCCTCAGTGCCGGATGCTCCGTCGATGCGGTAGGTGTAGATGCCGGTGAAGAGGTCGCTCGTCAGGGCGATCTCGCGCTCTTCGTTGTAATCGGCGCTGTAGGCCATCGGCGGGTCGCCGAACACCTGTAACTGCTCGTTCGGATTTTCGACCGCCGGCGCGTTCGTCTCGTGCGTGTCGATCGGATGCAGGTCCGTCGGGTCGGTGACGTCGTAGAGAACTGTGCCCTCGTGCCAGTCACCGCTCACGACCAGCGTGGCGTCCGGGAGGGGTACGATGTCGAACTGGTGGCCGGTCCAGTCGAAGCGCTCGGTCTGGTCGCTCTCGCCCTCGCCGCCCGAACTCATGCGCTTCGCGTTCGGTGAGTGCGTGAACCCGATCGGGACGGGATTTTCGGGCGAACCGTCGCGCCAGCCGATGTCGAAGACGTGTTTGCCGCCCGGAGTCCCGTACGAGCGCTCGTCACCGACGACCACGAGGTCGCGGCGCGGGTCGGGGAGGGCATAATGGCAGTTCCCGAACGCCTCCTCGCCGACATCGTGGTCCGAATACGAGGGCTGGTCGGCGTAGTCGAACCGGCCGACTTCCGCGGTGTTCAGCGGGTCGCTCGCGTCGAGCAGCACGTAGCCGTCGGTCATGTCGCCCATGTATGCACAGTGGAGCAGGTCGCGTTTGGCGTCGTAGACCACGTCGTGTGCCAAACCCGGCGGGCCGGCGGTGCCGTGCTGTCGTGGCGAGCGCAGTTTCGAAACGTCCCAGATGTCGATGCCGCCGGTATCCGGATCGTCGCTGTAGTTCACGGTGTAGACCACGGATGCGTTCGAGCGGACGAACAGGTTGTGTGTCCCCCCGGAGTTGAGTTCGCCGATGATTCGTGGTGATTCGGGCGTTCCCTCGGCGAACCCGTAGTCGACGATCTGGACACCGGAGTCGCCGGCTGGATGGTTGCTCCGGCAGTACAGCCCCTTCTTCGGGCCGAACTTGACGTCAAGACACGTCACGCCGTCGTCGGCCGGAAAGTGATGAACGAGTTCGGGGGAGTTTGGGTCGCGTAGGTCCACGAGATAGCTGCCGGTGCCCGAAAATCGGGTACCGATGGCGGCGTAACGCCCGTCGGAGCGGATGACGCCCTCCGAGAAGCCACCCGCCGACGAGGAGAGCTGTGACTGACTCAGGTTTTCGAGTCGCCACGTCGATGGCGTCGGCGTCGCGGTCGGCGTTTCGGCCTGCGTCGTTCGGGTCGGCGCGGCGGTGGCCGTCGACGTTTCGTTCGCTCCGCCCGCCGTCTCGCCCCCATCCTCCATCCTGAGCGCGCCGTAGGCCACGCCGGAGCCGACACCCACAACCCCGAGTGCCTTGAGCACCGCCCGTCGAGTCGTCCCTGGCATTACTGTCCCGTTCGACTCGACACCGCGCGCGTACTTATTTCTCACCGTTTGTCAACTTTCACTTCACCCGGCAATTATCGTCGGGACACACCACCGCCGCACCGAAAGCGGCTTTCGCAGCCTCCGACTACCGCCAATATGGACGTCGTGGTCAACGCGGCGATGAGCGCCGACGGCAAACTCTCCTCGCGCCGGCGCGAGCAGGTGGTCATCAGCGGTCCGGAGGACTTCGCGCGCCTCGATGCGCTCCGGGCGTCCTGCGACGCGGTGTGTGTGGGGAGCGGGACGGTACTCGCCGACGACCCACATCTCACCGTCGAGGACCCGGACCTGCGCGCCGAGCGCCGCGCGGAGGGGAAACCACCCCATCCCGCACGGGTGGTCGTCGACACGCGTGCCCGTACGCCGCCCGACAGCCGGGTGCTGGACGATGTGGCCGCAAGCTACGTGTTGGTCGGCAACGCAGCGCCAGACGACAGGCATGCGGCGCTCCGTGAGACCGGTGCAACCCTCGTTACGGCCGGCGACGAGCGAGTCGATATTGAAAAAGGGTTCGCCGCGCTCGAAGACGAGGGCATCGAGCGGCTGCTCGTCGAAGGCGGTGGCGAGATACTGTTTTCGGTATTCGAGGCAGGGCTCGTCGACGAACTATCGGTATTCATCGGTTCGATTCTCATCGGCGGCCGCGACGCGCCGACGCTCGCCGACGGCGCGGGCTTCGTCGAGGAGTTTCCCGAACTCGCCCTTGAAGCCGTCGAGCGCGTCGACGACGGCGTGCTCTGTCGTTATACCGTCGAGTGAACAGGGAGGCGATCAGTCGTCCGATTCGGCGAGCGGTGCCGTCCGCTCGTCGTCCGCGTGGGTTTCGAGGTACGTATCGGCGTCGAGAGCGGCCTTGCTGCCCATCCCGCCCGCCGTGACGGCCTGCTGGTAGTGATAATCCACGACGTCGCCCGCGCCGAACAGTCCGGGAACTCCCGTCTCGGTCTGGCCGCCGCCCGCGCCGCCCTCGGTGGCGAGATAACCGGCGTCGTCCATCCCGACGCCCGTCTCGCGCAGGTAGTCGGTGTTCGGCGTGTGGCCGATGGCGAGAAAGACGGCCCCGACGTCGAAATCGAACTGCTCGGTGTCGGCGTCGTCGAGTCGCTCGCTCGGGTGGCCCTCGGGGTGGGTTGCGAGCGATACGTCATCGACACCCTCCTCGGGCGAGCCGTGGATTTCGAGGAGTTCGGTGTTTCTCATGACTTCGATGTCGCCGGCTGCGACGTGCTCTTCGAGGCGGTCGATCCAGTAGTCCTCGGCACGGAACTCCTCGCGGCGGTGAACGAGGTGTACAGTCGAAGCGAACTTCGTGAGGAAGGTTGCCTCCTCCATCGCGGCATCGCCGCCGCCGACGACCAGCATCTCCTCGTCGCGGAAGAATGCTCCATCGCACGTGGCACACGTCGAGACGCCGTAGCCCATCAGTTCGTCCTCGCCCGGCACACCCAGAGTACGGGCGCTCGCGCCGCTGGCGACGATGACGGCGTCGGCGGTGTAGCGCTTCCCGCTCGCAAGGGCGAGTTCGAACGGACGGTCGGAATCGTCGACGGACTCGACGACGCCGTGTTCGATCTCGGCTCCGAACCGTTTCGCCTGCTCTTTCATGTTGTTGATGAGTTCCGTCCCGCCGATTCCCTCGGGAAAACCCGGATAGTTGGCGACGTCGGTGGTGAGCGTGAGCTGGCCGCCCGGTTCGTCGCCCTCCAGTACCAGCGGGTCGTTGTTCGCGCGCGCGGCGTAGATGGCCGCCGTCAGCCCCGCGATGCCCGACCCCGTGATGACGAGCCGGCGATGAACCGGCTCCGCGCTCTCGGTCATACCCGTGGTTGACGCTTCCCGAATAACTACCTTGTGCTGTCGCAGGGGGATTTATGGCTCGGCCCCCGTCCGTCGGGCCATGCCCGCAGACCTCGCGGAGAAAACAGATAGATACGAACGCCTACTTGCCGAGGCGCTCGACGCGGCGACCATCACAGTACCGCCCGACACGCCGCTGGCCGACGCCGCCGCAGACTACGAGGAGATGGCCCGCTCGTATCTGGAGGACGGCAGACACTTTCGTGCCGGTGACGATCCGGTGAACGCGCTCGCGGCCTTTTCGTATGGCCATGCGTGGCTCGACGCCGGCGCACGCATGGGTTTGTTCGCGGTGCCCGACGAAGGTGATCTCTTCACGGTCTGAGTGTGTGGTCGGTGCGCTTACAAGGGGCGGGTGTGTCAGTTGTCTCCGATGGAGGCCGTTCTGTGGTACGTGCTGACCGGCACCCGCGGCGGCACGAACCGCGTTCGTATCCTCCGGGCGCTCGACGAACGGCCACGGAACGCGAACCGCCTCGCCGAGGAGTTGGATCTCGATTACAAGACCGTCCGCCATCACCTCGACGTACTGGAGGAGAACAACGTCCTCGAAAACAGCGGCGACGACTACGGTGCGGTGTATCTACCGACCGAGCAGGCGCGCCATCACTGGGGGACGATAGAGCAGATCATCGAACAGGTGAACTGAGTATGGTCCGATTTGGGAAAGAGTATATGCACGCGAGTGGGGAAGGTGGAGGTAGATGGCCGTTCTGATAGACGCGATGCGCGTGTTCAGCGCGCTGAACGTGGCCCTCCTCCTCGGACTCGGCTACGTCTGGGGGCGGAACTTCCTCCAGTTCCGCTCGAAGCACACGCTCGGGCTACTGGTCTTCGCCGTCCTGCTGCTCGCGGAGAACGCACTGGCGATATACTTCTTCGTCTTCCACCAGACGCTCACTCTCTGGGTGACGAACCCCGAACTCGTTCCACCCATCGCTCAGGAAGCGATGCTCGCACTCCGGATCTTCGAGTTCGGCGGCATCGCCTTCCTCACGTGGGTCACGTGGGACTGAGCGAAGCGAGGCGAAGGACGAGGAACGAACGAAGCGAGCGACGCGGGACTGATCCGAGTAGAGTGAACGGGGGTTGCAGGAACGAGCAAGCAGACCGCTTCAGTCGGTCGACCACGAACGGTTATGGTGGGCTGGAGGGATGCTTCCACCCGGAAAAACACCTCGATAAGCGGTGGTTTAACCCCCTCCACACAGACGGCCGGCAGAGGGCGTGTGAGGGCTGATTTCGACGGACTGTAATCGGTAGTTTTAAGTAGTTTACGGGCTAACGTTCGGTCAGATACCGAGTTCTGGGAGCCGTTGCGAACAATCCCCAGTAGCCGACCGCATCCGAACCATTCCACCAATGAGCGATTCAACAACCCGCGTCAACGAGCGCGAACGAGCCGAAGAGACCGAGGTCGAAGAGGAGGCCGACGAGGACGAACTCGTCTGCCCCGAGTGTGGTGGCCGGCTGGCCGCCGACACCGAACACGGCGAGACCGTCTGTACGGACTGTGGTCTCGTCGTCGAGACCGACGAGATCGACCGCGGGCCGGAGTGGCGGGCGTTCGATAGTGCCGAACGCGACCAGAAGTCGAGAGTCGGTGCGCCCACGACGAACATGATGCACGACAAGGGCCTCTCGACGAACATCGGCTGGCAGAACAAGGACGCCTACGGCAACGCCCTCTCCAGTCGACAGCGCCAGAAGATGCAGCGCCTGCGCACCTGGAACGAGCGCTTCCGTACCCGTGACTCGAAGGAGCGCAACCTGAAGCAGGCCCTCGGCGAGATCGACCGCATGGCGAGCGCCTTGGGACTCCCCGACAGCGTGCGCGAGACCGCGTCGGTCATCTACCGCCGCGCGCTCGACGAGGACCTCCTGCCCGGACGCTCCATCGAGGGCGTCTCGACCTCGGCGCTGTACGCGGCGGCTCGACAGGCCGGCACGCCACGAAGTCTCGACGAGATCGCCACCGTCTCCAGAGTCGGCAAGATGGAACTCACCCGGACCTACCGCTACGTGGTCCGCGAACTCGGCCTCGAGATCCAGCCGGCCGACCCCGCGAGCTACGTGCCCCGCTTCGCCTCCGACCTCGAACTCTCGGAGGAGGCCGAGCGGCGTGCCCGACAGCTCCTCGAAACCGCAAAGGACGAGGGCATCATCAGCGGGAAGAGTCCTGTGGGACTGGCCGCCGCAGCGGTCTACGCCGCCGCCCTGCTCACCAACGAGAAGGTCACGCAGGGCGCGGTATCGGAGGTCGCGGACATCTCCGAGGTCACCATCCGCAATCGCTACAAGGAACTGCTCGAGGCCGAAGGCGACGTGATGGCCGCCTGACGCGAACTTTTTTGTACTCGTCACGTGTTGAACGATGACATGGACGAAGCAGCCGTCCAACTGTTGTGTCCGGAGTGTGCGAAACATTGGCGTGAGACGCCACGGGAGCTTCCCGACGGCGGGTCGACGTTTCACTGTCCGAACTGCCACGCGAGCTATCGCATCAGCGAGTTCATGCGAACCGACCGCGACCTCAGTGCGTTCAAGCAACTCCAGTAGCGCGGTACCGAACCGTCGATGATCGTTCGTGATAATCCGTGTCGAGCGTGGCTGCACGGCCCGATCTCAACTGGTGTATGTTAACGCGAATCAGGATACTACTAATACACTCCAGTCATTAGGGGCAAGTGCCCATGAAAAAGCAGGAGCTTATCCACCTCCACGGCCTGCTTGCAGAGGTACGCAAACATCACGAAGCGCGGACAGGGACGTCCGCCGAGTACGAATCGTACGAGTCACTCGGCGTCCGTCCGACTTCGATCCATCAGTCAAAAACCGACCACAAGGCTGCCGTTTTCGCGCTCGCCGACGGTATTACGTCCGATATGCGACGCACGGAGACCGAGACGGTTCCGGCGGCCGCCGACTGAGACGAGCGAACGGACACACCGTCATCACCGCGTTTTTCGACCATCACTCCGATAGCGCCGCGACCGTTCACTCCTCGAGCAGTTCGTCGAACTCCGGCAGGAGGTCGTCCTCATCCGTTTCAGTATCAGCTGTCTCGTTGTCCTCCTCGTTCTCGTCGCCTTCGTCGTCGGTTTCGAGCACTTCGATTTCGAGGACGTCGAGCGGGATGTTTTCGAGTCGCTGGCCGATTTCCTTCCGTGCGATGCGGGAGGCGTGCTCTTCGCGCTCGACGCTGAAGACCGTCATTTCGAGTTCGAGCGCGACGAGTGCCTCGTCGGCGACGATGAACGCCGGCTCCAACTCCTCGCCCTCGGGCGACGTGCGCGACCCCATCTCGATCTCGACGTAGCTGAGGTCGGGGTTGAGCATCCCGCCGGTCTTCGAGATGGCGATGCGCACGGCCTCGTCGGCCGTCTCCACGTCGTATACGGGCACGGCAGCCTCGACGACGACTCGACAGTCCATGACACTCATTCATCGGCTGTCAGTATCAACGTTGGGTCCGTCCGAGTCGAAAGGGCCAACCATCGCCCTCCCGTCGCTTTCACCGATGAAGACCGGCAGCATCGACGTCGATGCGTTGGCGGGCGGGTTCGACCTGCAGGCGACCCTCGAAAGCGGGCAGACCTACTCGTGGCACCGTGCCGACGGGCGGATGTACGAACAGTCCTCCGTCGCCGGTGGCTCGGCGTGGTACGTCACGGTCCTGCCGCCCGCATTCACCGGCGAGCGCGAGGTGATACGCACACGGCAAACGGATGGCCGACTCGACTGGGAGGCGACGACCGACGCGACCGACCTCCTCACGCACCTGCTCAGACTCGACGACGATCTCGACGCCATCCGCGAGTCGGTGCCGGACGAGGTGCTCATCGAGCGCGCGTTCGACTCCTACGACGGCTTGCGATTGGTCCGTGATCCACCCTTCGTATCGCTCGTCTCATTCATCTGCTCGGCGCAGATGCGCGTCGCCCGCATCCACGGGATGCAGCGCACGCTCGCTCGCGAGTTCGGGTCGACCGTGGAGTTCGACGGCGAAACCTATCACGCCTTCCCGACGCCCGCACAGTTGGCCGCAGCCGCCGAGGCACAGTTGCGCGAGTGCTCGCTCGGCTATCGCGCTCCCTACGTCGAGCGCACGGCCGAACTCGTCGCGAGCGGCGACGCCCATCCGGAATCGGCGCGCGGGCGGGATTTCGAGGACGCCCGCGAGTATCTCAAGCAGTTCGTGGGTGTCGGCGACAAGGTCGCCGACTGTGTACTGCTGTTCGCGCTCGATTATCTCGAAGCCGTCCCGCTCGATACGTGGCTTCGACGGGCGATCGCCGAGCACTACCCTGACTGTGATCGTGGTTCCTATCTCGAAACCTCACGGGCCATCCGCGAGCGCTTCGGCGGTGAGTACGCGGGCTACGTCCAGACGTACGTCTTTCACCACCTGCGGGGCGGAGTCGAGTAGCCGGCGAGAGCGTCCACACGGCCCGACCGTTTTTGTCGGTCGCACGAAAAAGCCAGCCATGAGCGACACTCGTGCACACGTGTTCGTCTCCGGCCGCGTCCAGGGCGTCAGCTACCGCGCGAGCACTCGTGATGCCGCCCGCGATGCCGGCCTCGATGGCTGGGTGAAGAATCTCGACGATGGCCGCGTCGAGGCGGTCTTCGAGGGTAGTGAGGCGAGCGTCGAGCGCCTGGTCGAGTGGTGTCACGAGGGAAGCCCCGCCGCCGACGTCGATGGCGTCGACGCCGAGTACGGCGACCCCGAAGGGGTGAGCGGGTTCGAGGTTCGCCGGTAGTCCGGGCGCTTAATTCGTCGGCGGTCGATGAACCCCTATGATAGATGCGGACCGGATGGCCGCCGTCGACGAGAACGCCGCGGCGCTCGGTGTGTCGCGAAAACAGTTGATGGAGTCGAGCGGCAACGCCGTCGCCGGCGCGGTCCGGGACCTCGCGGAACCGGGTGCGTCCGTCACCATCGTCGCCGGGCGGGGGAACAACGGCGGTGACGCACTCGTTGCCGCCCGATTTCTCGATAGTTATGACTTGTGCGTGCTCCTCCTCGGTCGCGCCGAAACCATCACGACCGACATCGCCCGTGAGAACTGGGCAGCGCTCGAAGAAGGCGCGTACGACGTCGAGGAGGTGCGCGACTCGCGGGACCTCGACCTCGGTGACCCGGACGTGGTCGTGGATGCGATGCTCGGCACGGGCATCACGGGCGACCTCCGCGAACCCGAGGCCACGGCCGCGCGCGCGATGAACGACTCCGAGGCGATCGTCCTCTCCGTCGACGTTCCATCGGGTGTGGACGCCGACACCGGTGAGGGGAGTTCGGAAGCGGTCGAGGCCGACCACGTCGTCACCTTCCACGACACGAAGCCGGGTCTCGACGCGCTCGATTCGGACGTACAGGTTGCGGATATCGGGATTCCGTGGGCCGCCGAGCGCTTCGTCGGGCCGGGCGACCTTGCCGTCGAGCGCGATGCCCATAGCCAAAAGGGTGATTCCGGGCGCGTACTCGTCGTCGGCGGTGGTCCCTACACCGGTGCACCGGCGCTCGCCGCGCAGGCCTCGCTGCGCGCAGGCGCTGACCTCGCGTTCGTCTCGGTCCCGGAACGGGTGTTCGAGCCGATCGCGGGCTACGCGGAGGACCTCATCGTCCAGCCCTACGAGTCGAAACGACTCACTCCCGAGCAGGTCGATGGGCTGGTCGCAACGGCCACCGACCACGACGATATCGTGGTGCTCGGGCCGGGTCTCGGCAGCGCCGACGAAACCCATGAAGCGGTCGAGCAGTTTCTGGAAGACTTCGACGGCCGGGCAGTCGTCGATGCCGACGCGCTCGCGGCAGTCCCGGAGGTCGAAACGGATGCGACGCTGGTCTGTACGCCGAACCGAAAGGAACTCGCGGCGATGGGTGGTCCCGACGTGCGGCGCCTGCGCGAGCACACCGAGGAGATCGAGGCGTTCGCCGCCGAACT
This window of the Halococcus sediminicola genome carries:
- a CDS encoding bifunctional ADP-dependent NAD(P)H-hydrate dehydratase/NAD(P)H-hydrate epimerase, which translates into the protein MIDADRMAAVDENAAALGVSRKQLMESSGNAVAGAVRDLAEPGASVTIVAGRGNNGGDALVAARFLDSYDLCVLLLGRAETITTDIARENWAALEEGAYDVEEVRDSRDLDLGDPDVVVDAMLGTGITGDLREPEATAARAMNDSEAIVLSVDVPSGVDADTGEGSSEAVEADHVVTFHDTKPGLDALDSDVQVADIGIPWAAERFVGPGDLAVERDAHSQKGDSGRVLVVGGGPYTGAPALAAQASLRAGADLAFVSVPERVFEPIAGYAEDLIVQPYESKRLTPEQVDGLVATATDHDDIVVLGPGLGSADETHEAVEQFLEDFDGRAVVDADALAAVPEVETDATLVCTPNRKELAAMGGPDVRRLREHTEEIEAFAAELGHVVLAKAKDDVITDGERTRVSRTGTPGMTVGGTGDVLAGITAALLAAREPFDAACVAPYVNGRAAERLPDSGLLASELLDSIPQAMQGDQ